One Cohnella candidum genomic region harbors:
- a CDS encoding alpha-ketoacid dehydrogenase subunit beta: MAQMNMKEAIRDAMRVELKRDPNVLVFGEDVGKVGGVFRATEGLQGEFGDTRVFDTPLAESAIGGLAVGLGTQGFRPVAEIQFVGFIFEALDQMFVQAARMRYRSGGRYHSPIVFRTPFGGGVKAAELHTDALEGLAIQTPGIKVVIPSNPYDAKGLLISAIRDNDPVFFMEHLNLYHAFRDEVPEGDYTVPIGKAKVVREGKDVTIIAYGLMVHTALKAAEELEKNGVQAEVIDLRTLVPLDIDTIVASIQKTNRAIVVQEAQKSAGAAAEIIAQINEKAILHLEAPVLRCAPPDTVYPFAQIEDAWLPNAARIVKTVNQVLQF; this comes from the coding sequence ATGGCGCAAATGAATATGAAAGAAGCGATCCGCGACGCGATGAGGGTTGAGCTCAAACGCGACCCCAACGTGCTCGTGTTCGGGGAAGACGTCGGCAAGGTAGGCGGCGTGTTCCGCGCGACGGAAGGATTGCAAGGCGAATTCGGCGATACGCGCGTGTTCGACACGCCGCTGGCCGAATCCGCCATCGGCGGCCTCGCCGTCGGCCTGGGCACCCAAGGATTCCGCCCCGTGGCGGAAATCCAATTCGTCGGCTTCATTTTCGAAGCGTTGGACCAAATGTTCGTTCAGGCAGCCCGGATGCGTTACCGTTCCGGCGGCCGCTATCACTCTCCGATCGTGTTCCGCACGCCGTTCGGCGGCGGCGTCAAAGCGGCGGAGCTTCACACGGACGCCTTGGAAGGTTTGGCCATCCAAACGCCCGGCATCAAGGTCGTTATCCCTTCCAACCCGTATGATGCCAAAGGCCTGCTCATTTCGGCCATTCGAGACAACGATCCCGTTTTCTTCATGGAACACTTGAACTTGTACCATGCATTCCGCGACGAAGTGCCGGAAGGCGACTACACGGTGCCGATCGGCAAGGCGAAAGTCGTCCGCGAAGGCAAGGACGTCACGATTATCGCTTACGGCCTGATGGTCCACACCGCCCTGAAAGCGGCGGAAGAGCTGGAGAAGAACGGCGTGCAGGCGGAGGTCATTGACCTGCGCACGCTTGTGCCGCTGGATATCGACACGATCGTCGCTTCCATCCAGAAGACCAACCGCGCGATCGTCGTGCAGGAAGCGCAGAAATCGGCCGGCGCCGCCGCCGAAATCATCGCCCAGATCAACGAGAAGGCGATTCTGCACCTGGAAGCTCCCGTGCTCCGCTGCGCGCCTCCGGATACGGTGTATCCGTTCGCGCAAATCGAAGATGCTTGGTTGCCGAACGCGGCTCGCATCGTGAAAACCGTCAATCAAGTGCTGCAGTTCTAA